In Cryptomeria japonica chromosome 10, Sugi_1.0, whole genome shotgun sequence, a genomic segment contains:
- the LOC131859151 gene encoding uncharacterized protein LOC131859151: protein MTEIEENEEKHKEEEKKQEEMTETKENKKTMVDTLPVKRKLDLEKESEKKKVKFTTAASSVVKDKEMDEETEEEEEEDFVIDIKKMNPKQLMKVSGKLKLQAEKAKFRAKTKKTKILNTAKTILSNLIPDIAI, encoded by the coding sequence atgACAGAAATAGAGGAGAACGAAGAAAAacataaggaagaagaaaagaagcaagaagagatgACAGAGACAAAGGAGAACAAGAAAACAATGGTGGACACTCTTCCAgtaaagaggaagttagatttagaaaaggagagtgaaaagaagaaagttaaATTCACCACTGCAGCCAGCTCTGTGGTTAAGGATAAAGAAATGGATGAAgaaacagaggaggaagaagaggaagactttGTAATCGACATAAAGAAGATGAACCCTAAACAATTAATGAAAGTTTCTGGAAAATTGAAACTTCAagctgaaaaggcaaaatttaGAGCAAAGACAAAGAAGACCAAAATTCTTAATACTGCAAAAACCATTTTGTCTAATCTCATTCCTGACATTGCTATatga